The Cydia pomonella isolate Wapato2018A chromosome 22, ilCydPomo1, whole genome shotgun sequence genomic interval TATTAGAGATCAAGATTAAAGAAGAGACGACGCTATGATTAAATCAGTTTCTAGTTCTGCCACTTCTTTGAATGAAGCAACCTTTGAAAGAGTTCAATCGCACGTCTATTTCACCATCTTCAAGCTGAAACAGACAAGTTATTCATTATATATAGCAGGGCATAagtattataagatttatatgCAAAAACTAACAGACCGATTTCTAAAGCATGtacattttaatatacttagagtcagatcaagctaagttggcagtgattttgatagcccagcctgtgcaaggcAAGTGTtgagtaaacgtcataatttcaaagaagtttgacgttttaataacactttcactgtctgggctatcaaaatctctgccaacttatcttggtcggaCTCTTGCTTCTTATTATTGGTTTacctttattttttctttgtattgtatttttacttgATCCAAATCTCATATGTCTCATTTTAGGTTAATTTGTAACTGATGTCTGCTTCAGATAACATTCCGAATAGTTCACAATTATGATGCTGATCGGAACCGATGAAGTAATCAAAGTGGCCAACTTATCGACGGAAAACTCATCTATATCGAGTTTTGGCTCATTTGGAAGGTCTTCAGAAGAATTACTGGACGGACGAATTTAGTTGACTCGCGTGTTCCTATTTCTATAGCACGCTCATGTTTATATCGCTATCTCAATCGCACAGTGTCATTGACCACTCACATCAGGGGTGGGTGAGACAACAAAATAATTACGCGTGCGCAATAGAGATAAGGAACAGGCGGgctaatgtacgaaattcctcgtgCTAAGTGTCCTTTCTTTAgaacacagaaaaaaaatcgtatggTTTAAAACAATCTttgatagttatttttttaattgaatagttttagctaaatacatatatattttatagaaaatatgtaTGATACTAATAAGTATTATCCATAGTTTCATAAATTGTCTTACTGATtgtttaacataaaaatattttgaattattagtctgttatatattaatttataccaTTACCGGATCTATTTGATAAAGTTCCCTGTAACACGAAGGGGAGACACACTCCCTCACGCAACGTGTTCGAGCAAGGCCGGTCATGTGGCTACAGGCACTGCTCTGTTCACAAGCGGTTTCGAACTCCCGAAATGTCATTTCCTGTAAATGGAATAGAAAGCAGATATGTAAATTCTAAATACCTAcagttatacattttttatatgtcGTGACATATTTAGTAAGCCATCCATATACTGACGATGAAAAAGACTATATGCACTTACGTTTTTAGGGGAATCTTTATACTGATATTCTTTAAATGTAAAAGTCACTGGAGTTTGTTCAGCAACACTTTTACAAATCCCATAAAATCCTATAAATAAGTACCATCCAAGTAACACAGATATTCGGTACATCTTGTCGGCGAGTGTACACAAGCTAACCTTTTGCcaaaaaatcaataatttttgAAACCTGTTGCTTCTAATGCTGCGTTCAATCTTTAATTTTGGTTATTAGATATCAGtgacatattttaatataacatactttaaagactatttatttataagtgtcTATACAGTATTGAACGAAAACTTACTGAATTTTCCCGAAAATATTGAGTTCATGAGAAATTATCGGTTTTATTCGATTAAGTACCTCACTACCACCTTCATCCACCGTTCAAATACCAATTACCGAACAACATTTTTTCCCGAAAAATCATGGAAAAATCGCACCAAACGAATATTTTGTTGATAACTTAGTGGATgagaatattttataaaataatattttatttgttgacaataaatataattattttcttttttacaaataatttatacctacaattttcaaacaaaatattaaaggaTGAAATTTGAACGATCATTCAGGGTTgcatttaaacaaaatttagGAATGGTAGAATATTTCAAATTGTAAATCATagaacttataataaaattaaaggtcCTTGTGACGAAAACTATTAGTGAGCTACGAGGCTGCGACAATCTTTTCATTATGgctatagtttgtcaaaggacGATCTCATGtcaacatagacagagagaatcatactatctttgttttacactagtactagcacccaaaaaaaAGGACGAGTAtggttttttttgttcttattaactgacaaa includes:
- the LOC133529994 gene encoding uncharacterized protein LOC133529994 is translated as MYRISVLLGWYLFIGFYGICKSVAEQTPVTFTFKEYQYKDSPKNEMTFREFETACEQSSACSHMTGLARTRCVRECVSPSCYRELYQIDPLEDGEIDVRLNSFKGCFIQRSGRTRN